Proteins encoded within one genomic window of Bradyrhizobium sp. CB1717:
- a CDS encoding acetyltransferase: MSILSTLARRCAHAIDGLNFHYIVRRLTGRATCRLHREAFLAHSARIWNAFGDSDRIVIGSRSHIRGELKVLGHGGRITIGEWCYVGEGTRIWSGASIEIGNRVLISHSVNIFDNLSHPIRAAERHEQAKQIFTLGHPRKLSLDDRPIKICDDAWIGACAMVMRGVTIGEGGIVAAGAVVTKDVPAYSIVAGNPATIVRELSPDER; encoded by the coding sequence ATGTCCATTCTTTCTACGCTCGCGCGCCGTTGTGCGCATGCTATCGATGGCCTCAACTTTCACTATATCGTCCGGCGCCTGACGGGGCGGGCGACCTGCCGCTTGCACCGGGAAGCATTTCTGGCGCATTCCGCGCGGATCTGGAACGCGTTCGGCGATAGCGACAGGATCGTCATCGGCAGCCGCTCTCACATCAGGGGCGAGCTGAAGGTCCTCGGGCACGGTGGCCGGATTACGATTGGTGAGTGGTGCTATGTCGGAGAGGGTACACGTATCTGGTCGGGAGCTTCGATCGAGATCGGAAACCGCGTCCTGATCTCGCATTCGGTGAACATATTCGATAATCTTTCGCATCCGATCCGTGCTGCCGAGCGGCACGAGCAGGCGAAGCAGATTTTCACCTTGGGTCACCCACGCAAGCTCTCGCTCGACGATCGTCCGATCAAGATTTGCGACGATGCGTGGATTGGCGCTTGTGCGATGGTGATGCGAGGCGTGACGATAGGTGAGGGCGGCATCGTCGCCGCGGGCGCGGTGGTCACCAAGGACGTTCCGGCATATTCCATCGTGGCAGGCAATCCCGCCACCATTGTTAGGGAGTTGTCGCCGGACGAGCGATAA
- the asnB gene encoding asparagine synthase (glutamine-hydrolyzing), whose protein sequence is MCGIAGIVDLRGNAVEPADISRLTSLIAHRGPFGEGTWFSPDRTLAFGHRRLAIIDPGEGGYQPMLSADGRHVIVFNGEIYNFLELRRELEARGAVFRSQSDTEVILAAWEAWREDMLPRFNGMWALAVFDTSTRELFLARDRFGIKPLLYAMSPERFVFASEQRALVRSGLIDASVDLEVARRLLLDAFGIEGSDRTLFRQVRRLQAGHCMWLRQGKVSVRRWWRTIDHLPSVPATESERVARFRELFQDAVALRMRSDVPIGTCLSGGFDSSAVICTMAAHEQAGMGPRDSAAWRHAFVATFPGALNDERPMAEEAAAWAKVEPTFLEIGQGDALTDLDRILDDLDDVYIGLPSAAWLIYRQLRQNDVTVSLDGHGADELMGAYLQDGQAAAFRIRNAAEDLASRSPLARRCVDLLRVLSLKRQGVYFLRGGLRELPSLLPLVAEDDVLPREWGGLNRRLYRMFHSTVLPTILRNFDRLSMAHGVEVRMPFMDWRLVTYTMALPESSKSADGYTKAVARRAMANLMPESIRSARRKVGFNSPMPEWLNGPLAGWTADLLDREVPAFAELVDEAALRRAVSRLTTSKTWDWETVGRIWPYLNMKWMLARYA, encoded by the coding sequence TCGGCCATCGTCGCCTTGCGATCATCGATCCCGGCGAGGGCGGCTATCAGCCGATGCTGTCGGCGGATGGCCGTCACGTCATCGTTTTCAATGGCGAGATCTACAATTTTCTCGAGCTGCGCCGCGAGCTCGAGGCGCGGGGCGCGGTGTTCCGAAGCCAATCCGATACCGAAGTGATCCTCGCCGCCTGGGAGGCCTGGCGGGAAGACATGCTGCCGCGCTTCAACGGCATGTGGGCCCTGGCGGTCTTCGACACGAGCACGCGCGAATTATTCCTTGCGCGTGATCGCTTCGGCATCAAGCCGCTGCTCTATGCCATGTCGCCGGAGCGATTTGTCTTCGCCTCCGAGCAGCGGGCGCTGGTGCGGAGCGGATTGATCGATGCTTCCGTCGACCTGGAGGTGGCGCGGCGGTTGTTGCTCGACGCTTTCGGGATCGAAGGAAGCGATCGCACCCTGTTTCGGCAGGTTCGCCGTCTGCAGGCCGGCCATTGCATGTGGCTGCGCCAGGGCAAGGTCAGCGTCAGGCGCTGGTGGCGGACGATCGATCATCTGCCTTCGGTGCCGGCCACGGAATCCGAGCGCGTGGCCCGCTTCCGCGAGTTGTTCCAGGACGCCGTGGCGCTGCGGATGCGCAGCGACGTGCCGATCGGGACCTGCCTGTCCGGAGGCTTCGACTCATCGGCGGTGATCTGCACCATGGCGGCGCATGAGCAGGCCGGGATGGGACCGCGCGACAGCGCCGCGTGGCGTCACGCCTTCGTCGCGACGTTCCCGGGCGCATTGAATGACGAGCGGCCGATGGCCGAGGAGGCTGCCGCCTGGGCCAAGGTCGAGCCCACCTTCCTCGAAATCGGACAGGGCGATGCGTTGACGGACCTCGATCGGATTCTCGACGATCTCGACGACGTCTATATCGGATTGCCCAGCGCGGCCTGGCTGATCTATCGGCAATTGCGGCAGAACGACGTGACGGTGTCACTCGACGGTCACGGGGCGGACGAGTTGATGGGGGCCTATTTGCAGGACGGCCAGGCGGCTGCGTTCCGAATCCGGAATGCCGCGGAAGACCTGGCTTCGCGATCGCCGCTGGCGCGCCGCTGCGTGGACCTCCTGCGCGTGCTCTCCTTGAAACGTCAGGGCGTCTATTTTCTGCGTGGCGGGCTGCGCGAACTTCCGAGCCTGCTTCCGCTGGTTGCCGAGGACGACGTGCTGCCGCGTGAATGGGGCGGCCTGAACCGGCGGCTCTACCGCATGTTTCACAGCACGGTGCTGCCCACGATCCTGCGCAATTTCGATCGTCTCTCGATGGCCCACGGCGTCGAGGTTCGTATGCCCTTCATGGACTGGCGCCTAGTGACCTACACGATGGCGCTTCCGGAAAGCAGCAAGTCGGCAGATGGCTACACCAAGGCTGTCGCCCGGCGGGCGATGGCCAACCTGATGCCGGAGTCGATCCGGTCCGCGCGCCGCAAGGTCGGCTTCAATTCGCCGATGCCCGAGTGGCTGAACGGACCTTTGGCCGGCTGGACGGCAGACCTGCTTGACCGCGAGGTGCCGGCCTTTGCCGAGCTGGTGGATGAAGCGGCCCTGCGCCGAGCGGTCAGCCGCTTGACGACGTCAAAGACGTGGGATTGGGAGACGGTCGGGCGGATCTGGCCGTATCTGAACATGAAATGGATGTTGGCAAGGTACGCCTGA
- a CDS encoding glycosyltransferase, protein MRLFQNSALYPSYLPRLNQLAANARSFAERRDVFLHDRFGASHFLQPVLDGSPEAFFTNGDDEVLQRRWAREQGMPGGPTLEAILLAQIEHHATEVFYNLDPVRYPSAFVAKLPGCVKTTLCWRAAPSGNADFTAYGAVLGNFPSILDLWRGKGCRAKLFFPAHDPVMDEYGHGERPIDVVFVGGYSRHHRVRARTLERVARLADDHNVVLCLDASRLTRLAESAIGRLLPLGRHRRPDAIAAIANPPVFGRDLYELIGSSKIVLNGAIDMAGTDRGNMRCFEAMGCGALLVSDAGGYPDGMQEGVTIETYATPEQAVEVISRTLQDWPRSAEIAALGRGRVRDIYSKDVQWRAFSDLVGRL, encoded by the coding sequence ATGCGCCTGTTCCAAAATAGTGCTCTTTATCCGTCCTATCTGCCGCGGTTGAACCAGCTCGCGGCGAACGCCCGAAGCTTCGCGGAGCGGCGGGATGTGTTTCTGCACGACCGGTTCGGTGCGTCGCATTTCCTCCAGCCGGTGCTCGATGGATCGCCGGAGGCCTTCTTCACCAATGGCGACGACGAGGTCCTGCAGCGGCGCTGGGCGCGCGAGCAGGGCATGCCGGGTGGGCCGACGCTCGAGGCCATCCTGCTTGCACAGATCGAGCATCACGCCACCGAGGTTTTCTACAACCTCGATCCGGTGCGTTATCCGAGCGCGTTCGTCGCCAAGCTGCCGGGGTGCGTGAAGACGACGCTGTGCTGGCGCGCGGCGCCGTCGGGAAATGCCGATTTCACGGCCTACGGCGCCGTGCTTGGCAACTTTCCGTCGATCCTCGACTTATGGCGCGGCAAGGGATGCCGGGCCAAATTGTTCTTTCCGGCGCATGATCCCGTGATGGACGAGTATGGCCATGGCGAACGTCCGATCGACGTCGTCTTCGTCGGCGGCTATTCGCGACATCATCGCGTACGTGCCAGGACGCTGGAGCGGGTCGCACGCCTGGCTGACGACCACAATGTCGTGCTATGTCTCGATGCATCGCGCCTGACCAGGCTGGCCGAAAGCGCGATCGGACGATTGTTGCCACTGGGACGGCACAGGCGTCCGGATGCCATCGCCGCCATCGCGAACCCCCCCGTGTTCGGAAGGGATCTCTACGAGCTGATCGGATCGTCGAAGATCGTGCTCAACGGTGCGATTGACATGGCCGGCACCGACCGCGGCAACATGCGTTGCTTCGAGGCGATGGGGTGCGGCGCCCTGCTGGTGTCCGACGCCGGAGGCTATCCGGACGGCATGCAGGAGGGCGTGACCATCGAGACCTACGCTACGCCGGAACAGGCCGTCGAGGTGATCTCGCGAACCCTACAGGACTGGCCCCGATCGGCGGAAATCGCCGCGCTGGGTCGAGGCCGCGTCCGTGACATTTACAGCAAAGACGTGCAATGGAGAGCATTCAGTGACCTCGTCGGGCGCCTTTGA
- a CDS encoding UDP-glucuronic acid decarboxylase family protein: MPFESYKNSRILVTGGAGFIGSHICERLLDAGAEVVSADNYFTGSRRNIAHLIANPLFEAVRHDVTFPLYIEVDAIFNLACPASPIHYQRDPVQTTKTSVHGAINMLGLAKRLKARIFQASTSEVYGDPLIHPQTEDYWGNVNPIGIRSCYDEGKRCAETLFFDYWRQHGLPIKVARIFNTYGPRMQPNDGRVVSSFIVQALKGEPISVFGDGGQTRSFCYVDDLVEAIIRLMLTNEDITGPINIGNNSEFTIRELAEKVIELTGSRSRLEFKPLPQDDPRQRQPDLTKAKAALNWEPKVALEDGLKETIAYFKHSLEMA; the protein is encoded by the coding sequence ATGCCGTTTGAAAGCTACAAGAACAGCCGCATCCTCGTCACCGGAGGCGCCGGCTTCATCGGATCGCACATCTGCGAGCGACTGCTCGATGCCGGCGCCGAGGTGGTGTCGGCGGATAATTATTTCACCGGCAGCCGGCGCAACATCGCCCATCTGATCGCAAATCCGCTGTTCGAGGCGGTCCGGCACGACGTCACCTTCCCGCTCTACATCGAGGTCGACGCGATCTTCAACCTGGCCTGCCCGGCCTCGCCGATCCACTACCAGCGCGACCCCGTGCAGACCACCAAGACCTCGGTGCACGGCGCCATCAACATGCTCGGCCTTGCCAAGCGGCTGAAGGCGCGCATCTTCCAGGCCTCGACCAGCGAGGTCTATGGCGACCCGCTGATCCATCCCCAGACCGAGGATTACTGGGGCAACGTCAATCCGATCGGCATCCGCTCCTGCTACGACGAGGGCAAGCGCTGCGCCGAGACGCTGTTCTTCGACTATTGGCGCCAGCACGGCCTGCCGATCAAGGTCGCGCGCATCTTCAACACCTACGGCCCGCGCATGCAGCCCAATGACGGCCGCGTGGTGTCGTCCTTCATCGTGCAGGCGCTGAAGGGCGAGCCGATCAGCGTGTTCGGCGACGGCGGGCAGACGCGCTCGTTCTGCTATGTCGACGATCTCGTCGAGGCGATCATTCGGCTGATGCTGACGAACGAAGACATCACCGGCCCGATCAACATCGGCAACAATTCCGAGTTTACCATCCGCGAGCTCGCCGAGAAGGTCATCGAGCTCACGGGATCGCGCTCCAGGCTGGAGTTCAAGCCGTTGCCGCAGGACGATCCGCGCCAGCGCCAGCCCGATCTCACCAAGGCGAAGGCCGCTCTGAACTGGGAGCCGAAGGTGGCGCTCGAGGACGGCTTGAAGGAGACCATCGCCTACTTCAAGCACTCGCTGGAAATGGCCTGA
- a CDS encoding SDR family oxidoreductase, which produces MSMWVTGANGFIGRHLVRELADGGHAVHGVGHGALDPADARALGLQTWINGEVDAANLNALAAAHGLPSHVFHLAGGSSVGLSIERPFEDFSRTVASTARLLEWLRSFAPESRLIVVSSAAVYGADHAGPIPESAVLTPMSPYGHHKLMMEQLCQSYVQSFGIRCAVVRLFSVYGPNLRKQLLWDICSRLRNEQRTLNLGGTGAEIRDWTDVRDVVRLLARVAEGAWRDDFDVINGGSGRGVSVAGVAEGLIGHWGSKTAVQFSGVARPGDPTSLLADNARVLDMNFDWRIPLERGLADYVAWFKGQTRA; this is translated from the coding sequence ATGTCCATGTGGGTTACCGGTGCGAACGGGTTCATCGGCCGCCATCTCGTCCGCGAGCTGGCGGACGGCGGGCATGCTGTCCATGGCGTTGGTCATGGAGCGCTCGATCCGGCCGATGCACGCGCGCTCGGCTTGCAGACCTGGATCAATGGCGAAGTCGACGCCGCCAATCTGAACGCGCTTGCCGCCGCGCACGGGTTGCCCTCGCACGTCTTCCACCTGGCCGGCGGGTCGTCCGTCGGACTGTCGATCGAGCGCCCGTTCGAGGACTTTTCGCGGACCGTGGCCAGCACGGCGCGTTTGCTGGAATGGCTTCGAAGCTTTGCGCCCGAGAGCCGGCTGATCGTGGTGTCGAGCGCTGCCGTCTACGGGGCCGATCATGCCGGGCCGATCCCCGAGAGCGCGGTGCTGACGCCGATGTCGCCCTACGGCCACCACAAGCTGATGATGGAGCAGCTGTGTCAAAGCTACGTCCAGAGCTTCGGTATTCGCTGTGCCGTCGTGCGGCTGTTCTCGGTCTACGGTCCGAACCTTCGCAAGCAGCTGCTCTGGGATATCTGCTCGCGGCTGCGCAACGAGCAGCGCACGCTGAATCTCGGAGGAACAGGGGCCGAAATCAGGGACTGGACCGACGTTCGCGACGTCGTTCGTCTGCTGGCGCGTGTCGCGGAGGGGGCGTGGCGGGACGATTTTGACGTGATCAATGGTGGCTCCGGGCGCGGCGTAAGCGTCGCCGGCGTTGCCGAAGGCCTGATCGGGCATTGGGGCAGCAAAACGGCCGTGCAGTTTTCCGGCGTCGCGCGGCCGGGCGACCCGACCAGCCTGCTGGCCGACAACGCGCGCGTGCTCGACATGAACTTCGACTGGCGCATTCCGCTGGAGCGGGGGCTCGCCGACTACGTCGCATGGTTCAAGGGCCAAACTCGTGCCTGA
- a CDS encoding glycosyltransferase family 1 protein has product MPELAPLRIAFTNIPRRLWAGGYNYQRNLFEALNRYAPGAVTPVLFAGTADESEEIAALAGIPAVEVVRSPVFDHAAAGLARATNLARAIAFGLDGRAVAEFELRKIDMVFESARFFGWRLPFPAIAWFPDFQHRLLPHLFSKSAYWRRDLGFRVQIASGRHIMVSSTSALADLKRFYPGLSNGVSVVRFATEPPASLLTTNPSDVIAGYGLPARYFYLPNQFWRHKNHRIVVDALDLLKRRGLDVVVAASGNTQDSRDPDLFETTMRQVRSRGLDANFRHLGMIPLDHVYALLRASIALINPSECEGWSTTVEEAKSFGVPMILSDIDVHREQTEGRARYFGIHDAETLADHLSEVAQAAGPATVRNLLPNLEQRVEAFVADFVRLARDAMAPAAR; this is encoded by the coding sequence GTGCCTGAGCTTGCGCCGCTGCGGATCGCATTCACCAACATACCGCGCCGCCTGTGGGCGGGAGGCTACAACTATCAACGCAATCTGTTCGAGGCGCTCAACAGATACGCGCCGGGAGCGGTGACGCCCGTGCTGTTTGCCGGAACGGCTGACGAGTCTGAGGAGATTGCAGCGCTGGCGGGCATTCCCGCCGTCGAGGTCGTGCGCTCGCCGGTGTTCGATCACGCTGCGGCCGGTCTTGCCCGTGCGACGAATCTTGCCCGCGCGATCGCCTTTGGTCTGGATGGACGCGCCGTCGCCGAATTCGAGCTGCGCAAGATCGACATGGTGTTCGAATCCGCGCGCTTCTTCGGCTGGCGCCTGCCGTTCCCCGCGATCGCCTGGTTCCCGGATTTCCAGCACCGCCTGCTCCCGCACCTTTTCTCCAAGAGCGCCTATTGGCGGCGCGATCTCGGCTTTCGGGTCCAGATCGCATCCGGCCGACACATCATGGTGAGCAGCACAAGCGCGCTTGCCGATCTCAAGAGGTTCTATCCGGGCTTGTCGAACGGCGTCTCCGTGGTCCGGTTTGCGACCGAGCCGCCAGCCAGCCTGCTGACCACGAATCCGTCCGACGTGATCGCAGGCTACGGCCTGCCGGCACGCTATTTCTATCTGCCGAACCAGTTCTGGCGGCACAAGAATCACCGGATCGTCGTCGATGCGCTTGATCTTTTGAAACGCCGCGGGCTGGACGTCGTCGTCGCGGCGTCCGGGAATACGCAGGACTCCCGTGACCCCGATCTGTTCGAAACCACGATGAGGCAAGTCAGGTCGCGCGGTCTCGATGCGAATTTCAGGCATCTCGGAATGATTCCGCTGGATCACGTCTATGCCCTCCTGCGCGCGTCGATCGCTCTCATCAATCCTTCGGAGTGTGAGGGGTGGAGCACGACGGTCGAGGAAGCCAAGTCGTTCGGCGTCCCGATGATCCTGTCCGATATCGACGTTCATCGCGAACAGACGGAGGGACGTGCGCGCTATTTCGGCATCCACGACGCCGAGACGCTGGCCGATCATCTGTCTGAGGTTGCGCAGGCGGCCGGGCCTGCGACCGTCCGTAACCTGTTGCCGAATCTCGAGCAGCGCGTCGAGGCGTTCGTTGCGGATTTCGTCCGGCTGGCTCGCGATGCGATGGCGCCAGCGGCCCGCTAG